A single Desulfonatronum sp. SC1 DNA region contains:
- a CDS encoding sigma-54-dependent Fis family transcriptional regulator: MHFLHDISCEHIMDSLADGVFTVDKDWNITFFNRAACDITGVLKDEALGRKCWEVFRSSICDGACALKASLEAGESRANRSLYFVRSDGTRVPISINAAPLRDRRGKIVGGVETFRDLSALRQIQKKLDGLYRVEDIISRSPVFQRTLSILPQIAASGSTVLLLGESGTGKELVARAIHNLSGRNGKPFVAVNCGALPEQLLESELFGHKAGAFTDAKRDKPGRFQAADDGTLFLDEIGDMPLPLQVKILRVLQEKVVEPLGAVRGVPVNVRVVAATNKDLEEMVARQDFRGDLYYRLNVVRLVLPPLRERPEDVPLLVEHVVKRQNVLTGKDIQGVTEEVMRLLVRHPFPGNVRELENIIEYAFILCPGGVIKPEHLPEGLFLDTPATPTVTMCGTMADIKQQAAAQALARNNGRVMAACRELDVSKDTLRRLLRR; encoded by the coding sequence ATGCATTTTTTACACGACATATCCTGTGAACATATCATGGACAGCCTTGCCGACGGGGTGTTCACCGTGGACAAGGACTGGAACATCACCTTCTTCAACCGCGCGGCCTGCGATATTACCGGCGTATTGAAGGACGAGGCCTTGGGGCGGAAGTGCTGGGAAGTCTTTCGATCCAGCATCTGCGACGGGGCCTGTGCCCTGAAGGCCTCTCTAGAAGCCGGGGAAAGCCGCGCCAATCGGTCGCTGTATTTCGTGCGTAGCGATGGCACCAGGGTGCCTATCAGCATCAACGCCGCTCCGTTGCGGGACCGGCGCGGCAAAATCGTGGGCGGAGTGGAGACGTTTCGTGACCTTTCGGCGCTGCGTCAGATCCAGAAAAAGCTGGATGGGTTGTACCGGGTGGAAGACATCATCAGCAGGAGCCCGGTGTTTCAGCGGACCTTGAGCATCCTGCCCCAGATCGCGGCCAGCGGTTCCACGGTGCTGCTGCTGGGTGAGTCGGGTACGGGCAAGGAACTGGTGGCCCGGGCGATCCACAATTTGAGCGGCCGCAACGGGAAGCCGTTCGTGGCCGTGAATTGCGGGGCTCTGCCGGAGCAATTGCTGGAAAGCGAGTTGTTCGGCCACAAGGCCGGGGCTTTTACGGACGCCAAGCGGGACAAGCCTGGCCGGTTCCAGGCTGCCGACGACGGAACTCTGTTCCTCGACGAAATCGGCGATATGCCCCTGCCTCTGCAGGTCAAGATTCTGCGCGTCTTGCAGGAAAAGGTGGTCGAGCCTCTGGGCGCGGTGCGCGGTGTGCCGGTGAACGTCCGGGTCGTCGCGGCCACCAACAAGGATCTGGAGGAGATGGTCGCCCGTCAGGATTTCCGGGGAGATCTCTATTACCGACTGAACGTGGTTCGGCTGGTCCTGCCGCCCTTGCGGGAGCGTCCGGAGGACGTTCCGCTGCTGGTTGAGCATGTGGTCAAACGCCAAAACGTCTTGACCGGCAAGGACATTCAGGGGGTGACGGAGGAGGTGATGCGCCTGCTGGTGCGCCATCCGTTCCCGGGCAACGTCCGGGAGCTGGAAAACATCATCGAGTACGCGTTCATCCTTTGTCCTGGGGGGGTGATCAAGCCGGAGCATCTGCCCGAGGGGCTGTTTCTCGACACCCCGGCCACGCCGACCGTGACCATGTGCGGCACCATGGCCGATATCAAGCAGCAGGCCGCGGCCCAGGCACTGGCCCGCAACAACGGCCGGGTCATGGCCGCATGCCGCGAGTTGGATGTGTCCAAGGACACTCTGCGGCGGTTGCTGCGTCGGTGA
- a CDS encoding NifB/NifX family molybdenum-iron cluster-binding protein — translation MQMKRIAVSSEGPLLDDMVDPRFGRAAGFVVVEQVGNASSYIDNGASQVMAQGAGIQAAQNLANAGVEVVISGFVGPKAFQALSAAGIQVIQNVEGVTVGQAVERFKRGELTVADAPNSQAHGGAGRGSGQGSGQGRSQGARR, via the coding sequence ATGCAGATGAAACGCATTGCGGTTTCCAGTGAAGGCCCTCTCCTGGACGACATGGTGGATCCACGGTTCGGCAGGGCGGCGGGCTTCGTCGTCGTGGAGCAAGTCGGAAACGCTTCAAGCTACATTGACAATGGCGCATCCCAGGTCATGGCCCAAGGCGCGGGGATCCAGGCGGCGCAAAATCTAGCCAATGCCGGGGTGGAAGTGGTGATCAGCGGGTTTGTCGGCCCGAAGGCTTTTCAAGCTCTTTCCGCCGCGGGAATCCAGGTCATCCAAAATGTGGAGGGCGTGACCGTGGGGCAGGCCGTGGAACGGTTCAAGCGTGGCGAACTGACCGTGGCCGATGCGCCCAACTCCCAGGCGCATGGTGGAGCAGGTCGAGGGAGTGGGCAAGGGAGCGGTCAAGGACGCAGCCAGGGAGCGCGGCGGTGA
- a CDS encoding ATP-binding protein — MIFAVASGKGGTGKTTVTASLAAIWEGPLTLVDLDVEEPNLHLFLKPEVARETAAMLEVPVHDSEKCTLCGECATFCQYKALAIMGKTMLFYPEMCHGCGGCLKICPESALSPGGRELGQIVEGQTEFGRFVMGRLRVGEAMSPPLMQQVKQRVKEQTSHAGMPNGVLGDVLIDAPPGVSCPAMHAVMDADAILLVTEPTPFGLYDFRLAVEAFSGLKKPMGAVINRVGIGDQGVDDYCRATGIPIWAHIPNSILAAKAYSRGEIVARELPELKMIFQELKERMRAAVTVSREVERA; from the coding sequence GTGATCTTCGCTGTTGCCAGCGGCAAGGGGGGGACGGGGAAAACCACGGTCACCGCCTCCCTGGCCGCCATTTGGGAGGGACCGCTGACTCTCGTGGATCTGGACGTGGAAGAGCCCAATCTGCATCTGTTCCTGAAGCCCGAGGTGGCACGGGAGACCGCGGCCATGCTGGAGGTTCCGGTCCACGATTCGGAAAAGTGCACCCTGTGCGGGGAGTGCGCCACGTTTTGCCAATACAAGGCCTTGGCAATCATGGGCAAAACCATGTTGTTCTATCCGGAAATGTGCCACGGTTGCGGCGGGTGTCTGAAAATCTGTCCCGAGAGTGCTCTCAGTCCGGGCGGACGGGAGCTGGGACAGATCGTCGAGGGCCAAACGGAGTTCGGACGTTTTGTGATGGGCCGGTTGCGGGTGGGTGAAGCCATGAGTCCGCCACTGATGCAGCAGGTCAAGCAGCGGGTAAAGGAGCAAACGAGTCATGCTGGGATGCCTAATGGCGTACTGGGCGATGTGCTGATTGACGCCCCTCCGGGGGTGAGTTGTCCGGCGATGCACGCCGTGATGGACGCGGACGCGATCCTGCTGGTCACCGAGCCCACGCCTTTCGGGCTGTATGATTTTCGTCTGGCCGTAGAAGCCTTTTCCGGGCTGAAAAAACCCATGGGTGCGGTGATCAACCGGGTCGGCATCGGGGACCAAGGCGTGGACGACTACTGTCGGGCCACCGGCATTCCAATCTGGGCCCACATTCCCAATAGCATCCTCGCGGCCAAAGCCTATTCGCGGGGGGAGATCGTCGCCAGAGAGCTGCCGGAACTGAAAATGATTTTTCAGGAGTTGAAAGAGCGGATGCGGGCCGCCGTCACCGTGTCCCGGGAGGTGGAACGTGCGTGA
- a CDS encoding ATP-binding protein: protein MREIVVISGKGGTGKTSITAAFAHLAESVIVCDLDVDAPDLHMLLAPVVEEEHAFRSGHEAVINQERCTKCGVCAELCRFGAVREDQGKYVVDSLRCEGCKVCVHFCPDQAVDFVEKHCGQWFSSTMRFGPMIHAQLFPGEENSGRLVALLKKEARQRAKKQGLSLILCDGTPGIGCPVISSLSGANLAVVITEPTPSGRHDLERVADLCHHFRIPVAVIVNKFDLNLDNSREIGVYCREQGHGLLGMLPYDEQMTKAMILGKCITEMPASHFGDELRGIWEKIVAYPVGPLRLA, encoded by the coding sequence GTGCGTGAGATCGTGGTGATCAGTGGCAAGGGCGGCACGGGCAAGACCAGCATCACGGCAGCGTTCGCGCATTTGGCTGAAAGCGTCATTGTCTGCGACCTGGATGTGGATGCGCCGGACCTGCACATGCTGTTGGCCCCGGTTGTCGAGGAAGAGCATGCGTTTCGCTCCGGGCACGAAGCGGTGATCAATCAAGAGCGGTGCACGAAATGCGGCGTGTGCGCGGAACTCTGCCGTTTTGGGGCCGTGCGCGAAGACCAGGGGAAGTATGTCGTTGACTCGTTGCGGTGCGAGGGCTGCAAGGTCTGTGTCCATTTCTGTCCGGATCAGGCCGTGGATTTCGTGGAAAAGCATTGTGGGCAGTGGTTTTCTTCAACCATGCGTTTCGGGCCGATGATCCATGCACAGTTGTTTCCAGGGGAAGAAAACTCCGGACGGCTCGTGGCCCTGCTCAAGAAAGAAGCCCGCCAGCGCGCCAAAAAACAAGGACTGTCCCTGATCTTGTGCGACGGAACGCCGGGTATAGGGTGCCCGGTCATCAGCTCGCTTTCCGGGGCGAACCTGGCGGTGGTGATCACCGAGCCGACCCCCTCCGGACGTCACGACCTGGAGCGCGTGGCCGACCTATGCCACCATTTCCGCATCCCCGTGGCCGTAATCGTGAACAAGTTTGACCTGAATCTCGATAACAGCCGGGAGATCGGCGTGTACTGCCGCGAGCAGGGGCATGGCCTGTTGGGCATGCTGCCCTACGATGAGCAGATGACCAAGGCCATGATTCTGGGCAAGTGCATCACGGAAATGCCGGCCTCTCACTTTGGCGACGAATTGCGCGGGATATGGGAGAAGATTGTCGCCTATCCCGTTGGGCCGTTGCGTCTCGCTTAA